A region of Anopheles merus strain MAF chromosome 2R, AmerM5.1, whole genome shotgun sequence DNA encodes the following proteins:
- the LOC121589652 gene encoding uncharacterized protein LOC121589652, with protein MKAKSGNRELFESLLRFPKRDVFDCVPLHYLVLKMSGMGCITPRAGVRNGSTMTTLIDIGLFVTNLILAVTMMVYGMFITQRHMQSPIMFIGLKMVNFTCYASTIYGLISCFINRHDIWKFYNEAYAVDNMLEELGERTNFTRSFALFVAYYGTAIGMCVLVIAVMYNENLPWMLLLNLGYSYFSLTTFHILSLTCLDVVRARNVRLNKVFRKQFSLEGDVADPPALTVYDPKQTLILRQIMQIFDKISDLADKGSYYYGIQIMVSIAGSFVYLMFYTFAFTLVIRSVLPAEIVFNAGPIISYSMFAYNVFIVAFYGNALKQQGKITGMLIDRAIDSTNNAELIEMLRMFLMQLGHRSPMITCGLFPFDWTLIFSILSTAATYIIILLQFESAGSSSG; from the exons ATGAAGGCGAAGAGTGGTAATCGGGAGCTTTTTGAATCGCTGTTGCGTTTTCCGAAGAGAGATGTGTTTGATTGTGTGCCATTGCATTATCTCGTTCTCAAGATGAGTGGCATGGGATGTATCACCCCCCGTGCTGGTGTCCGTAACGGCTCCACTATGACGACGTTGATAGATATTGGGTTGTTTGTGACGAATCTGATATTAGCTGTGACCATGATGGTTTACGGCATGTTCATCACCCAGCGGCACATGCAGTCACCGATCATGTTCATCGGATTGAAGATGGTAAACTTCACCTGTTACGCCTCAACTATTTACGGATTGATCAGCTGCTTTATCAATCGGCATGATATCTGGAAATTCTACAACGAGGCATACGCCGTTGATAACATGCTGGAAGAGCTAGGCGAACGTACTAATTTTACACGCAGCTTTGCACTGTTCGTTGCCTACTATGGTACTGCCATAGGGATGTGCGTTCTAGTGATCGCGGTAATGTACAATGAAAACCTACCATGGATGCTGCTGCTAAACCTAGGCTACTCTTACTTTAGCCTCACAACATTTCACATCCTCAGTTTAACATGTCTCGATGTCGTACGGGCGCGTAACGTGCGTTTGAATAAAGTTTTTCGGAAGCAGTTTTCGCTGGAGGGAGACGTTGCAGATCCACCAGCGCTAACAGTCTACGACCCAAAGCAAACGCTGATTTTGCGCCAGATAATGCaaatatttgataaaattAGTGACCTAGCTGACAAGGGGAGCTACTATTACGGTATACAG ATTATGGTCAGCATTGCGGgctcttttgtttatttaatgttttacaCCTTTGCCTTCACACTCGTCATCCGTTCCGTGTTGCCTGCCGAGATTGTGTTCAATGCTGGGCCAATAATTTCATACTCAATGTTCGCGTACAATGTATTTATTGTGGCTTTTTACGGAAATGCACTGAAGCAGCAG GGTAAAATTACCGGGATGCTGATAGACAGAGCCATCGATTCCACAAATAATGCAGAATTAATTGAAATG TTGCGTATGTTTTTGATGCAACTGGGCCATCGATCACCGATGATAACATGCGGACTTTTTCCGTTCGACTGGACACTGATTTTTTCG ATCCTTTCCACCGCTGCAACATACATCATCATTTTACTTCAATTTGAAAGCGCTGGAAGCTCATCAGGCTAA